The nucleotide window AATGCAACTCACCCGCATCGGGTTCCTGGCGCTCCGGCACACCGGCCATCTGGATATGGGCCACGGCACCCGTGGGCAGGTAGTGGCGCAGCTTGGTGGCCACGTCGCCTTCCACGATCTGGCAGTGGTACAGGTCCATCTGCACCTTGAGCGCGGGCTCCGCAACCGCTTGCACGACGGCGTGGGCGTGGTCCTGGCGTTGCAGGTAGTAGCCCGGCATGTCGCGCGGATTGATTGGCTCGATCAGCACCGCGCAACCGGCCTTCGCCGCCTGTTGTGCGGCCCAGCGCAGGTTGGCTACATAGGTTGCCAACAACACCTCCGGGCTGACACCCTGCGGCGCCAGACCCGCCATGACGTGGATGCGCGGGCATTGCAGCGCTTGGGCGTAGAGCAGCGCCTCCTGTACACCGGCACGGAATTCCGCCTCGCGCCCGGGCAGGCAGGCCGTGCCACGCTCGCCGCGGTCCCACGCCGTGGCCATGGACGCACGGTCTGCGCCACCCGGCGGAGCGTTGAGCAGCACCTGCTGCAATCCATGCGCCTGCAACCGCTGCGCGAGGTCCTGCGGCGCCCAGGCGTAAGGGAAGAGGAACTCCACCGCCGTGAAACCATCCTGCTCGGCGGCTTCAAACCGGTCCAGAAACGGGACCTCGGTGTACATCAGACTCAGGTTGGCGGCAAAACGGGGCATCAGATCCATCCTACTAGGCTGGCCAACCAGCCCGCCAGCGCACTGGCTGCAATCACGGGCACCACGCCCACCTTGTAGCGAATCAGCGCCAATGCAACCAGCGCGGCCAGCCCCAGAGCCAGCACATCAATTTGAGTGCCAAATGAGCCTGTAGCCCCCGTACGGATTGCGATATGCGCTATGAAAAACAGAACAAGGCTGGCGATCACACCGACCACTGCGGCGGTGATAGCCGTCAGTGGCGCGGTGAGCTGCAGGTTGCCGTGGGTCGACTCCACCAGTGGCCCGCCCGCGAGTATGAAGAGAAAAGAGGGTAGAAAGGTGAACCAAGTCACGATGGTCGCCGCAAGCGCCGCACCGAGAAACAGCGCGTCCGGCCCCAGCACCTGTTTGGCCCAGCCGCCCAGAAAACCTACATAAGCCACCACCATGATCAGCGGGCCCGGCGTGGTTTCACCCAGCGCCAAGCCGTCCATCATCTGCGCCGCATTGAGCCAACCAAAGTGCTCCACCGCGCCCTGGTAGACATAGGGCAGCACCGCGTAGGCACCACCAAAGGTCAGCAGCGCAGCCTTGGTGAAAAACCAGCCCATCTGCGCCAGCGTGCCATCCCAGCCCTGCCAGGCCACCAGCACCGCCATGGGCAGCAGCCACAGCAGGACACCCACCACCAGCAGGCGTGCGAGGTGGGATTTGCGAAAGCGCGCGTGGGGCGGGGTGGGCGTCTCATCGTCAATCCAGGCCGGGGCATGGGCGGTCGTAGCCTTGCCACCCCCGTGCCCACTGCCACCGGAAAACTGGTCCGGCCACCAACGCTGGCCCAACCAGCCCAGCAGCGCAGCGCCCAGTACCACCAGAGGGAACGGCACGTTCAACACGGCAACCGCTATGAAACTGGTAGCTGCCACTGCCCATAGCACGGGCGCTGTACGCGGTTTCTTCAATGTCTTGGAGCCGATGCGGTGCACTGCCTGCAGCACCAGTGCGGCGACCGCGGGCTTGATGCCATAGAGCACCGCCGCCACCCAGGGCACGCCACCAAAAGCGACATAGACCCAGCTCAGGCCGATCAACAGCACCAGCGAAGGCAGTACAAACAGCGCACCGGCCGCGATGCCGCCCCAGGTGCGGTGCATCAGCCAGCCAATGTAGGTAGCCAGTTGCTGTGCCTCGGGGCCGGGCAGCAGCATGCAGTAGTTCAGCGCGTGCAGAAAACGCTGGTCCGAGATCCAGCGTTTCTCTTCGACCAGCTCGCGGTGCATGATGGCAATTTGCCCGGCCGGGCCGCCAAAGCTGATGCAGCCCAACTTGAACCAGAACTTCAGTGCCTCAAAGAAAGATACTGGCGCGGGGGCGGCGGAGAGCGTGCTCATCGCGACATCCCGGGCTGCCAGTTGTGGCGTTCGTCCTGGCCCGCCACCGCGTCTACGCACCAGGCATACAGCGCGTCATACACCGGCAACATCGCCTCCAGCATGGCGTGATCGTCCGCGTAGGTCCGCGACATGCCCAGCGACACCGCCAGCAGTCCCGCAGCCTGTGGCGCCAAGTCCAGCCGGTCGGTATCGGCCCCGCGCACGATGGTGGCCAGATGCTGCAACGCCGGGTCGCGCAAGCCGAAGCCCTGCAGCAAGGCATCGAAACTGCACTCTTCACCCACATGGGACACGGGCGCATCGGGAATGTCATAGGCCACGGCACCCAGGCGTTCGGCTTCGCTGAATACCTGCGGCGTGGGCACATACAAGAAGCTGGCGCGCGGATCGACAAAGCGTCGGATCACCCAGGGGCAGGCAATACGGTCGATTTTGGGCCGTTCGCGCGTGATCCAGCGCGAGGGCTGCTCACCCGTCACGCCCCAGTCGGCGCGCTTGGTGACCATGGGCAAGGTCTGACTGCGCCACAGCGCAATATCGGCATGCGTATCCACACCCTCTTCACCACCCGTGATGCCACCGGCCAGGACACGCACCGGCCAACCCGCAGCACGCAAGGTGGCCGCGGCGTCGGCGCTGACGTTGTGGCCATAGACGCAATACACCACCACTTCGCGTGGCGCCTGGGTGCGTGCGAAGTGCGCCACCGCTTCAGGGGCGCAGTACTGTGCCCCTGCCAGCAGGGTGGGGGCTGCGTCAAACTTTTCGCGCCGTCGCACATCGAGCAACAGCGGTACATCAGGCCGGCCCAAATGGGTGACCAGTTCCTGCGGAGAAATGGAAATAGGGATTGAAAAAGCGGTGTCCACGGGCGTACTCCTAAGCGTTTACAGCGTTTGGACGGGACACCGTCTTGGGACCTTGCGGTCCGACGCCGGGGAGCTGACACCCCGACAGGCGCAATGTAGCACGGCCTTTGTCAGCAAGCCATCGCTTTAACTTACCGCGCGAGTTTGTAGACCGAAGTTCCGGCACGCCAGTTGGGTGCAAAGCGCACGGTGCGGCCGTTCTGCAGACCAAAGCTGTCGAGCACACGCAGACCGTTGCGTGCGGCCAGATCGGCCAGATCGGCATGGGTGCCGACGCGGATATTGGGTGTGTCGTACCACTGGTAGGGCAGGCGCTTGGTCACCGGCATGCGCCCTTGCAGGATGCTCAGGCGATTCGGCCAATGCGCAAAGTTGGGGAACGCCACAATGCCGACCCGGCCCACACGTGCGGTCTCGCGCAGCATGACCTCGGCATTGCGCAAATGTTGCAGCGTGTCGATCTGCAGCACCACGTCAAACGACGCGTCCTCGAACATCGCCAGGCCTTCGTCGAGGTTGAGCTGGATCACGTTAACGCCGCGCCGCACACAGGCCAGCACGTTGGCGTCATCAATCTCCACACCATAACCACTGCAACCACGCTCTTTTTGCAAATATTCCAGCATGGCGCCGTCGCCACAGCCCAGGTCGAGCACACGAGCGCCGTGCGGCACCAGTTCGGCAATGGCGTGTTGAATGGAGGCGTCACTCATGCTGTGATTTCCTTCTCTACGCTATCGAAATAGGAGCTGACCACGCGCATGTAGCGGGCGTCATCGAGCAAAAAAGCATCGTGTCCGTGGGGTGCATCGATCTCCGCGTAGCTCACGTCACGCTTGTTATCCAGCAGCGCCTTCACGATCTCGCGACTGCGTTTGGGGCTGAAGCGCCAGTCGGTGGTGAAGCTCACCAGCAGGAATTTGCAGGTGGCGCGCGCCAGCGCCTGGGTCAGGTTGCCGCCATGGCTGCGTGCCGGGTCAAAGTAATCGAGTGCGCGGGTGATCAACAGGTAGGTGTTGGCGTCAAAGTACTCGGCGAACTTGTCACCCTGGTAGCGCAGGTAACTCTCGATCTGGAACTCCACATCCTGCGTGGAGTACAGATAGTCTTGCAACTCGCCCCGCGTGGCCGCATCGCGCAGCTTGCGGCCAAACTTCTCGTTCATCACGTCGTCGCTCAGGTAGGTGATGTGTCCGATCATGCGGGCGATGCGCAGGCCGCGTTTGGGAATCACGCCATGCTGGTAAAAATGCCCGCCATGGAAGTCCGGGTCGGTCACGATGGCACGGCGCGCTACTTCGTTGAAGGCGATGTTCTCCGCCGTCAGGTTGGGCGCGCTGGCCACCACCACCGCGTGTGCCACGCGCTCGGGGTACTGCAACGTCCAGCTCAAGGCCTGCATGCCGCCCAGCGAGCCGCCCATCACGGCGGCGAGTTTCTGGATGCCCAGCGCGTCCAGCAACCGCGCCTGGGCGTTGACCCAGTCTTCCACCGTCACAACGGGGAAGTCGGCGCCATACACCTGGCCACTGTCCGGGTTCACGTGCATGGGCCCGGTGGAGCCGAAGCAGGAGCCCAGGTTGTTGACGCCAATGACAAAGAAGCGATTCGTATCGAGCGGTTTGCCAGGCCCGATCATGTTGTCCCACCAGCCCTCGCTCTTGTCCTGGCCCGCGTACACCCCGGCCACGTGGTGCGAGGCGTTGAGCGCGTGGCAAATCAGCACTGCATTGGACTTGTCGGCGTTGAGCGTGCCGTAGGTCTCATAACTCAGGGAATAACCGCGAATGCTGGCGCCGCTTTGCAGAGGCAAGGCAGCTTCAAACGGCATGGACTGGGGCGTGGCGATCAGCATAAAAACAAAAAAACCCGGAAAGCGCTAAACGCGGTCCGGGTCTCGGGTTTCCGTGTTTAGCTGCATTTATTAAGCGCCCGCAAGCTGGCAAATTGGCGCTGGGTGCAAGTATAACGACTGCTGCGGACTAAGACCACACCAGTGCCGCCACGCCCAGCCCCGCAAAAATCAGCGCCGAGACGATGTGCACGATGCGAATCGGCACCAGCCGCGTCATGCGTTCGCCAAGCCATACCACCGGCGCGTTAGCCAGCATCATGCCCAGTGTGGTACCGGCCACCACCCAAAGGTAAGCGTTGTATTTGGCCGCCAGCATGACGGTGGCGATCTGGGTTTTATCGCCCATTTCGGCGAGGAAGAAAGCAATCACCGTGGTGCCGAACACACCCCAACGCGGTTGCGCATCCGTGTCTTCATCGTCCATCTTGTCCGGAATCAGCATCCACGCGGCCATCGCGATGAAGGAGGCCGCGAGTATCCAGCGCAGCAGGTCGGGGCCGATAACCGTGGTGATCCAGGCGCCGACCGCGCCCGCCAGCGCGTGATTGACCAGTGTCGCGACCAGAATGCCCAGCACGATCGGCCAGGGCTTGCGAAAGCGGGCTGCGAGGATGAGGGCGAGGAGTTGCGTCTTGTCGCCCATTTCGGCGAGGGCAACGATGCCGGTGGAGGTAAGAAAAGCTTCCATGAGGATTCCACGGCCGGGATAAAACCAATGACTGCACGACACCCCCGGCCAAAATCGGAGGCGTGCAGTCAAAGGTCTCGCCAAGACACACACGTGATCACAATCCCGTGCGCGCCCTGCTTGCGCCATGTCGGCCGCGGGGGCTGACAAGTCTGTTGACGCAAGCCCCTCTCAATGAAGAAGGGCGGCTACTCCCCAATGACAAGCCGCGATTGTAACTTGGCGACCCTCTGGCGCCAGGCCGGGGGGGCAGACCAGGCTTAGTTTGCTATTATTTTGGTAGCTTCTTGCGCATGCCCTGCAAGGGCTGCGAAGAAGTTTTGCAGTTTTTCTGCATCCAGATGCCCGTTGCTACGGACGCTGCTGCACAGGTCCAGCCCGTGCGGTTGCACCGCCTGCACCGCGGCCACCACATTGGCTGGGCTTAGGCCACCGGCCAGAAACACCGGCACGCCCGACAGGTCGCGGATGCGCCGGCTCAGCGTCCAGTCGTGGGTGCGGCCGGTACCGCCCAGCTCCTTGACCGCCAGCTTCTGGTTGCCCGAGTCCAGCAACAGCGCATCCACCAGCGGCGCCACAGCCAGCGCCTCCTGCACCGAGGTTTCATCGACGATGTGGATCACCTGCACCAGCTGGATACCGGGAAGCTGCTCGCGCAAGGTGACGAGGTCAGCATGCGGCACATGGTCGACCAGTTGCAGCGTGGTGGTGCGGCAGCGCCGGTGCTGCTCCAGAATGCCAACCGCGTCCTGGCGTGAAGTCAGCAAAAACGTGGCCACGGGTGGTGGCACGCTGGCGGCAATGCGGGTGACCAGTTCGTCCGCAATCACCCCCGGCCCGCTGGGCATGGCGGACACCAGCCCCTGTGCGGCGGCACCATGCTGCACGGCCAGTCGAGCCTCTTCCACACTCGAAATACAGCAGATCTTGACGAAGGGCAGGGTACGCATGGCACCAGTTTATAACTGGTCGAACCAGGTCTGCAATGCGTCTCCGTAGAGCGGGCGGGCGCCCAGATAGCCTTGCATGACGTCGCAACCCAAGCGCGCAATGGTGGCGCGCTCGGCCTCGGTTTCCACGCCTTCTGCCGTCACCATCAAGTCCATGCCATGGCCCATTTCAATCATGGCCTTGACCAGCTTCTGCGTGCCGGGAGAGGCATCGATGCTGTCGATGAAACTGCGGTCAATCTTGAGCTCGCTGACCGGCAATTTCTGCAGATAGGCCAGCGACGAATAGCCGGTGCCAAAGTCATCAATCGACAGCGGCAGCCCGATGCCACGCAGCGT belongs to Rhodoferax saidenbachensis and includes:
- a CDS encoding phosphoribosylanthranilate isomerase, with amino-acid sequence MRTLPFVKICCISSVEEARLAVQHGAAAQGLVSAMPSGPGVIADELVTRIAASVPPPVATFLLTSRQDAVGILEQHRRCRTTTLQLVDHVPHADLVTLREQLPGIQLVQVIHIVDETSVQEALAVAPLVDALLLDSGNQKLAVKELGGTGRTHDWTLSRRIRDLSGVPVFLAGGLSPANVVAAVQAVQPHGLDLCSSVRSNGHLDAEKLQNFFAALAGHAQEATKIIAN
- a CDS encoding TMEM165/GDT1 family protein, whose product is MEAFLTSTGIVALAEMGDKTQLLALILAARFRKPWPIVLGILVATLVNHALAGAVGAWITTVIGPDLLRWILAASFIAMAAWMLIPDKMDDEDTDAQPRWGVFGTTVIAFFLAEMGDKTQIATVMLAAKYNAYLWVVAGTTLGMMLANAPVVWLGERMTRLVPIRIVHIVSALIFAGLGVAALVWS
- the metX gene encoding homoserine O-succinyltransferase MetX; this translates as MLIATPQSMPFEAALPLQSGASIRGYSLSYETYGTLNADKSNAVLICHALNASHHVAGVYAGQDKSEGWWDNMIGPGKPLDTNRFFVIGVNNLGSCFGSTGPMHVNPDSGQVYGADFPVVTVEDWVNAQARLLDALGIQKLAAVMGGSLGGMQALSWTLQYPERVAHAVVVASAPNLTAENIAFNEVARRAIVTDPDFHGGHFYQHGVIPKRGLRIARMIGHITYLSDDVMNEKFGRKLRDAATRGELQDYLYSTQDVEFQIESYLRYQGDKFAEYFDANTYLLITRALDYFDPARSHGGNLTQALARATCKFLLVSFTTDWRFSPKRSREIVKALLDNKRDVSYAEIDAPHGHDAFLLDDARYMRVVSSYFDSVEKEITA
- the metW gene encoding methionine biosynthesis protein MetW, which codes for MSDASIQHAIAELVPHGARVLDLGCGDGAMLEYLQKERGCSGYGVEIDDANVLACVRRGVNVIQLNLDEGLAMFEDASFDVVLQIDTLQHLRNAEVMLRETARVGRVGIVAFPNFAHWPNRLSILQGRMPVTKRLPYQWYDTPNIRVGTHADLADLAARNGLRVLDSFGLQNGRTVRFAPNWRAGTSVYKLAR
- the chrA gene encoding chromate efflux transporter, with amino-acid sequence MSTLSAAPAPVSFFEALKFWFKLGCISFGGPAGQIAIMHRELVEEKRWISDQRFLHALNYCMLLPGPEAQQLATYIGWLMHRTWGGIAAGALFVLPSLVLLIGLSWVYVAFGGVPWVAAVLYGIKPAVAALVLQAVHRIGSKTLKKPRTAPVLWAVAATSFIAVAVLNVPFPLVVLGAALLGWLGQRWWPDQFSGGSGHGGGKATTAHAPAWIDDETPTPPHARFRKSHLARLLVVGVLLWLLPMAVLVAWQGWDGTLAQMGWFFTKAALLTFGGAYAVLPYVYQGAVEHFGWLNAAQMMDGLALGETTPGPLIMVVAYVGFLGGWAKQVLGPDALFLGAALAATIVTWFTFLPSFLFILAGGPLVESTHGNLQLTAPLTAITAAVVGVIASLVLFFIAHIAIRTGATGSFGTQIDVLALGLAALVALALIRYKVGVVPVIAASALAGWLASLVGWI
- the otnI gene encoding 2-oxo-tetronate isomerase; this translates as MPRFAANLSLMYTEVPFLDRFEAAEQDGFTAVEFLFPYAWAPQDLAQRLQAHGLQQVLLNAPPGGADRASMATAWDRGERGTACLPGREAEFRAGVQEALLYAQALQCPRIHVMAGLAPQGVSPEVLLATYVANLRWAAQQAAKAGCAVLIEPINPRDMPGYYLQRQDHAHAVVQAVAEPALKVQMDLYHCQIVEGDVATKLRHYLPTGAVAHIQMAGVPERQEPDAGELHFPYLLDLIDSLGYTGWVGCEYRPRLGAQPGATRTGLGWMAAYRSAAHR
- a CDS encoding chromate resistance protein ChrB domain-containing protein, which encodes MDTAFSIPISISPQELVTHLGRPDVPLLLDVRRREKFDAAPTLLAGAQYCAPEAVAHFARTQAPREVVVYCVYGHNVSADAAATLRAAGWPVRVLAGGITGGEEGVDTHADIALWRSQTLPMVTKRADWGVTGEQPSRWITRERPKIDRIACPWVIRRFVDPRASFLYVPTPQVFSEAERLGAVAYDIPDAPVSHVGEECSFDALLQGFGLRDPALQHLATIVRGADTDRLDLAPQAAGLLAVSLGMSRTYADDHAMLEAMLPVYDALYAWCVDAVAGQDERHNWQPGMSR